Proteins encoded in a region of the Paucibacter sediminis genome:
- a CDS encoding aspartate aminotransferase family protein: MNAAVSSVPPSEPHVMQTYGRLPIALSHGQGCWVWDVDGRRYLDGLGGIAVNTLGHAHPKLVPALQEQIAKLIHTSNYYHVPLQEQLAAKLCELSGLTNVFFCNSGLEANEAALKIARKFGHDRGNHNPELLVFEGAFHGRSIATLSATANPKIHAGFGPLVPGFVRVPLNDIAAVEAALDAHPNITGIFLETIQGEGGVNPARIEFLQALRRVCDARDILLMLDEVQCGIGRTGKWFAHQWAGIQPDVMPLAKGLGSGVPVGAVVCGPRAAKVMQPGNHGTTFGGNPLAMRAGVETLRLMEEEGLLANAAKVGAELKASLAQGLASVAGVVEIRGQGLMLGIELDRPAGALLAKAAEAGLMISVTADRVVRLVPALILSSDEAAQIAAILVPVIKDFLAVPA, translated from the coding sequence ATGAACGCCGCCGTATCGTCCGTGCCCCCGTCCGAACCGCATGTGATGCAAACCTATGGCCGACTGCCAATCGCGCTGTCGCATGGTCAGGGTTGCTGGGTCTGGGACGTGGACGGCCGACGATACCTGGACGGGCTGGGCGGCATTGCGGTCAACACCCTGGGGCATGCCCATCCCAAGCTGGTGCCGGCGCTGCAGGAACAGATTGCCAAGCTGATCCACACCAGCAACTACTACCATGTGCCGCTGCAGGAGCAACTCGCCGCCAAGCTCTGCGAGCTCTCCGGCCTGACGAATGTGTTCTTCTGCAATTCCGGCCTGGAAGCGAACGAAGCCGCGCTGAAGATCGCGCGCAAGTTCGGCCACGACCGTGGCAACCACAATCCCGAGCTGCTGGTGTTCGAGGGTGCCTTCCATGGCCGCTCCATCGCCACGCTCTCGGCCACCGCCAATCCCAAGATCCATGCCGGCTTCGGCCCGCTGGTGCCCGGCTTTGTGCGCGTGCCCTTGAATGACATCGCCGCCGTCGAGGCCGCACTCGACGCCCATCCCAACATCACCGGCATCTTCCTGGAGACCATCCAGGGCGAAGGCGGCGTGAACCCGGCGCGCATCGAGTTCCTGCAGGCACTGCGCCGCGTCTGCGACGCGCGCGACATTCTGCTGATGCTGGACGAGGTGCAATGCGGCATCGGCCGCACCGGCAAGTGGTTCGCCCACCAATGGGCCGGCATCCAGCCGGATGTGATGCCTCTGGCCAAGGGCCTGGGCAGCGGCGTGCCCGTCGGCGCGGTGGTGTGCGGCCCGCGCGCCGCCAAGGTGATGCAGCCGGGCAACCATGGCACCACCTTTGGCGGCAATCCGCTGGCCATGCGCGCCGGCGTCGAGACGCTGCGCCTGATGGAAGAGGAAGGCCTGCTGGCCAACGCCGCCAAGGTCGGCGCCGAGCTCAAGGCCAGCCTGGCGCAGGGATTGGCTAGCGTGGCCGGCGTGGTGGAGATCCGCGGCCAGGGCCTGATGCTGGGCATCGAGCTCGACCGCCCGGCCGGCGCGCTGCTGGCCAAGGCGGCCGAGGCCGGGCTGATGATCAGCGTCACCGCCGACCGCGTGGTGCGCCTGGTGCCGGCACTGATCCTGAGCAGCGACGAGGCCGCCCAGATCGCTGCCATCCTGGTGCCGGTGATCAAGGACTTTCTGGCGGTGCCAGCATGA
- a CDS encoding DUF3579 domain-containing protein — protein sequence MSQPPKPREVFIQGVTLEGRAFRPSDWAERLAGAMSCFRPGGAKGGIGAHIGYSPYCVPRVINGVKCVIVNEELKSIEPMAWDFVMNFARDNHLQVAEACLLPERSERP from the coding sequence ATGAGCCAGCCCCCCAAACCGCGCGAAGTCTTCATCCAGGGTGTGACCCTGGAGGGGCGCGCCTTCCGGCCGAGCGACTGGGCCGAGCGACTCGCCGGGGCGATGTCCTGCTTCCGCCCGGGCGGGGCCAAGGGTGGCATCGGGGCCCATATCGGCTACTCGCCCTACTGCGTGCCGCGCGTCATCAACGGCGTGAAATGCGTGATCGTCAACGAAGAGCTGAAGAGCATCGAGCCGATGGCCTGGGACTTCGTGATGAACTTCGCCCGCGACAACCACCTGCAGGTGGCCGAGGCCTGCCTGTTGCCCGAGCGCTCTGAACGGCCCTAG
- a CDS encoding alpha/beta fold hydrolase, which translates to MSVPWSVGIVVEGNEVGMTQPVTWILLRGLTRESGHWGSFPSVLEAELQRQQPGVVLELLDLPGNGSMHRLTSPSRVDDMVEVCRDEMLRRGIPPPYHLLAMSLGAMVVSDWMRRYPEEVSGSVLINTSLRPFSPFFRRLRPSNYWPLLMLSLFRVSLRQREAKVLALTTRLLDQPDSVLNTWVELQRSHPVGRRNALRQLLAAMRYRASYAKPRAPMLLLCSKGDELVDWRCSQAISRAWGVPLRLHANAGHDLPLDDGGWVARSVADWLRAQQVLAPVDMMPK; encoded by the coding sequence ATGAGCGTGCCGTGGAGCGTTGGTATCGTCGTTGAGGGCAATGAGGTGGGGATGACCCAGCCAGTCACCTGGATTTTGTTGCGCGGCCTCACTCGGGAGAGCGGACATTGGGGCAGTTTTCCCAGTGTGCTGGAGGCCGAACTGCAGCGGCAGCAGCCGGGCGTCGTGCTGGAGTTGCTAGACCTGCCGGGCAACGGCAGCATGCACCGCTTGACCAGCCCCAGTCGGGTGGACGATATGGTGGAAGTGTGCCGCGACGAAATGCTGCGCCGTGGTATTCCGCCCCCGTATCACCTGCTGGCAATGTCCTTGGGCGCGATGGTGGTGAGCGATTGGATGCGGCGCTACCCGGAGGAGGTGTCCGGCTCGGTGCTGATCAACACCAGCTTGCGGCCCTTCAGCCCCTTCTTCCGGCGTTTGCGGCCCAGCAATTACTGGCCCTTGCTGATGCTGAGCCTGTTCAGGGTCAGCCTGCGCCAGCGCGAGGCCAAGGTGTTGGCGCTGACGACTCGCCTGCTCGATCAACCCGATTCGGTGCTCAACACCTGGGTTGAGTTGCAGCGCAGTCATCCGGTCGGGCGGCGCAATGCGTTGCGGCAATTGCTTGCGGCGATGCGCTATCGCGCCAGTTATGCCAAGCCGCGCGCGCCCATGCTGCTGCTATGCAGCAAGGGTGACGAATTGGTGGATTGGCGCTGCTCCCAGGCGATCAGCCGGGCCTGGGGGGTACCGCTGCGTCTGCATGCAAACGCGGGCCATGATCTGCCCCTGGATGATGGCGGCTGGGTGGCGCGGTCGGTGGCTGACTGGCTGCGTGCTCAGCAAGTGCTGGCGCCGGTCGATATGATGCCCAAGTAA
- the rpsT gene encoding 30S ribosomal protein S20 has protein sequence MASSSKAKKKTVRLASGRKRARQDVKLNAANTALRSKFRTVVKNVQKAVVAGDKTKAAELFKTAQQVIDSVADKGIFHKNKAARHKSRLSAKIKALAA, from the coding sequence ATGGCAAGCTCTTCCAAAGCCAAGAAGAAAACCGTCCGTTTGGCATCGGGCCGCAAGCGCGCCCGCCAGGACGTCAAGCTCAACGCTGCCAATACGGCACTGCGTTCCAAATTCCGCACGGTCGTGAAGAACGTGCAAAAGGCCGTGGTCGCTGGCGACAAGACCAAGGCTGCTGAATTGTTCAAGACCGCCCAGCAAGTGATCGATTCGGTCGCTGACAAGGGCATCTTCCACAAGAACAAGGCTGCTCGTCACAAGAGCCGTCTGTCGGCCAAGATCAAGGCCCTGGCCGCCTAA
- the murJ gene encoding murein biosynthesis integral membrane protein MurJ, translated as MNLLRAASLVSILTLASRVTGLVREQMVAALFGASAITDAFQVAFRIPNMLRRLFAEGAFSQAFVPVLAATRAKEGDAATGLLISAVATALAWTLLLTCLLGVLGAPLLVWLLGAGLADDARRAAIVMTRWMFPYIGCMSLVALAAGILNTWKRFMVPAVTPVLLNLSVIAAGWLLAPRLQTMGYQPIYAMAIGVMLGGVLQLAVQIPALRRLGLLPHLGLSWGGLRRAWQHPGVGQILRQMGPALLGVGVAQLSLVINTQIAIWVAPGAASWLTYADRLMEFPIALLGVALGVVLTPQLSAAQAKGETAQYSAMLDWGLRMVLLLALPCAVALLLFAGPMVAVLYHRGAFKADDVLHTTSAVMGYGVGLIGLVAIKVLAPGFYARQDTRTPVRIAVGVLVLTQLLNACFVPWLGAAGLALSIGLAALVNAGLLLRGLRARGSYTPAPGWLPFALRVLLASLAMGLLQHQLAVRLDWVALGATELWRALYMAGSLAASALLYFAVLILSGLKLRQFVRRA; from the coding sequence ATGAATCTGCTGCGCGCCGCTTCCCTTGTTTCCATCCTGACCCTTGCGTCGCGCGTCACCGGCCTGGTGCGTGAGCAGATGGTGGCGGCGCTGTTTGGCGCCAGTGCCATCACCGACGCCTTTCAGGTGGCCTTCCGCATTCCCAATATGCTGCGCCGACTGTTCGCAGAGGGCGCGTTCTCCCAGGCCTTTGTGCCGGTGCTGGCCGCGACCCGAGCCAAGGAGGGTGATGCCGCCACCGGCCTGCTCATCAGCGCCGTGGCCACCGCGCTGGCCTGGACGCTGCTGCTGACCTGCCTGCTGGGCGTGCTAGGCGCGCCGCTGCTGGTGTGGCTGCTGGGCGCCGGGCTGGCGGACGATGCGCGCCGCGCCGCCATCGTCATGACGCGCTGGATGTTTCCCTACATCGGCTGCATGTCGCTGGTGGCGCTGGCGGCGGGCATTCTCAACACCTGGAAGCGCTTCATGGTGCCGGCGGTCACGCCGGTGCTGCTGAACCTGTCGGTGATCGCCGCGGGCTGGCTGCTCGCGCCGCGCTTGCAGACCATGGGCTACCAGCCCATCTACGCCATGGCGATCGGGGTGATGCTCGGCGGCGTGTTGCAGTTGGCGGTGCAGATTCCGGCGCTGCGCCGGCTGGGTCTGTTGCCGCACCTGGGCCTGAGCTGGGGCGGCCTGCGGCGCGCCTGGCAGCACCCCGGCGTGGGCCAGATCCTGCGCCAGATGGGGCCGGCGCTGCTGGGCGTGGGCGTGGCCCAGCTGTCCCTGGTCATCAATACGCAGATCGCGATCTGGGTGGCGCCCGGCGCCGCCTCCTGGCTGACCTATGCCGACCGCCTGATGGAGTTTCCGATCGCCTTGCTGGGCGTGGCACTGGGCGTGGTGCTGACGCCGCAGCTCTCGGCCGCCCAGGCCAAGGGCGAGACGGCCCAGTACTCGGCCATGCTGGACTGGGGGCTGCGCATGGTCTTGCTGCTGGCTCTGCCTTGCGCGGTGGCGCTGCTGTTGTTTGCCGGCCCGATGGTGGCGGTGCTGTATCACCGTGGGGCCTTCAAGGCCGACGATGTGCTGCACACCACTAGCGCGGTGATGGGTTATGGCGTGGGGTTGATCGGCCTGGTCGCGATCAAGGTGCTGGCGCCGGGCTTTTATGCGCGGCAAGACACGCGCACCCCGGTGCGCATTGCCGTCGGCGTGCTGGTGCTGACGCAGCTGCTGAACGCCTGTTTCGTGCCCTGGCTGGGGGCTGCCGGCCTGGCGCTCTCGATCGGCCTGGCGGCTCTGGTGAATGCCGGCCTGCTGTTGCGCGGGCTGCGTGCGCGCGGCAGCTACACGCCCGCGCCGGGTTGGTTGCCCTTTGCCCTGCGCGTGCTGCTGGCCAGCCTGGCGATGGGGCTACTGCAGCATCAGCTGGCCGTGCGGCTGGACTGGGTGGCGCTGGGGGCCACCGAGCTGTGGCGCGCCCTGTACATGGCGGGCAGCCTGGCGGCTTCGGCGCTGCTGTACTTCGCGGTGCTGATCTTGAGCGGATTGAAGCTGCGCCAATTCGTGCGGCGCGCATAA
- a CDS encoding SirB1 family protein yields the protein MSASLSLRAPTPLEYFAALVADEQSLNLLEAAITIAQDEFPQLDVQQVLAEVDTLAQRLKRRLPADAAAAYRLRALNQYFHQELGFAGNVNNYYEAGNSFVHHVLATRRGIPITLAVIYMELAAQIGLRVQGVAFPGHFLLKLRLPQGEVVLDPFSGRSLTRNALEEFLLPYRHGAGLPDDQELPMELFLQAASPRQVLARMLRNLKEIHRSGQDWPRLLQVQQRLVTLLPGEAAECRDRAMTWFALGDLQAAAVDLAHYLAEVPDAPDRQALEAMLQEWRAKCARGGPTLH from the coding sequence ATGAGTGCCTCCCTGAGCCTGCGTGCGCCAACGCCGCTGGAATACTTTGCGGCCCTGGTGGCCGACGAGCAGAGCCTGAACCTGCTTGAGGCGGCCATCACCATCGCCCAGGACGAATTCCCGCAGCTGGACGTGCAGCAGGTGCTGGCCGAGGTCGATACCCTGGCGCAGCGCCTGAAGCGGCGTTTGCCGGCCGATGCCGCCGCCGCCTACCGGCTGCGCGCGCTCAACCAGTACTTCCATCAGGAGCTGGGCTTCGCCGGCAACGTCAACAACTACTACGAGGCGGGCAACAGCTTTGTGCACCATGTGCTGGCCACCAGGCGCGGCATTCCCATCACCCTGGCGGTGATCTACATGGAGCTGGCGGCGCAGATCGGCTTGCGCGTGCAGGGCGTGGCCTTCCCCGGGCACTTCCTGCTCAAGCTGCGCCTGCCGCAGGGCGAGGTGGTGCTGGATCCCTTCAGCGGCCGCTCGCTGACGCGCAATGCGCTGGAGGAATTCCTGCTGCCCTACCGGCATGGCGCCGGCCTGCCGGACGACCAGGAGTTGCCCATGGAGCTGTTCCTGCAGGCCGCCAGCCCGCGCCAGGTGCTGGCCCGCATGCTGCGCAACCTGAAGGAAATCCACCGCTCGGGCCAGGACTGGCCGCGCCTGCTGCAGGTGCAGCAGCGCCTCGTCACCCTGCTGCCCGGCGAGGCTGCCGAGTGCCGCGACCGCGCCATGACCTGGTTCGCGCTGGGGGACTTGCAGGCGGCGGCGGTGGATCTGGCGCATTACCTCGCCGAGGTGCCGGATGCGCCGGACCGGCAGGCGCTGGAGGCCATGCTGCAGGAGTGGCGTGCCAAATGTGCCAGGGGCGGCCCCACCTTGCACTGA
- a CDS encoding AI-2E family transporter yields the protein MTLSTPQRHALAWAALALLALALLRLLQPVLAPFIAAAVLAYALTPAVELLVRRRVPRLLAVLLVEVVAVLLVLALLLLIVPILSKELPLLREQIPVLANALNAHVLPWLQQHGINAALDTASIKSFVLKYLDANLEDWLATALSSARIGGSFLLAIVGNAVLLPVVLFYLLHDWPELMRRAWSMVPPRMRERVGGFLGECDQMLGQYLRGQLLVMLILAAYYSVALALAGFELALPVGVFTGLAVFIPYLGFGLGLLLALLAGVLQFASLYGLLAVALIFGLGQLIEGFALTPRLVGERIGLSPLMVIFALLAFGHLFGFLGVLIALPVSALGVVAGRRVRELYLRSPLYKA from the coding sequence ATGACGCTCAGTACCCCGCAACGCCATGCCCTGGCCTGGGCCGCCCTGGCCCTGTTGGCATTGGCGCTGCTGCGGTTGCTGCAGCCGGTGCTGGCCCCCTTCATCGCCGCGGCGGTGCTGGCCTATGCGCTGACGCCGGCGGTCGAGTTGCTGGTGCGCCGGCGCGTGCCGCGCCTGCTGGCCGTGCTGCTGGTGGAGGTGGTGGCGGTGTTGCTGGTGCTGGCCCTGCTGCTGCTGATCGTGCCCATCCTCAGCAAGGAACTGCCGCTTCTGCGCGAGCAGATCCCGGTGCTGGCGAACGCCCTCAACGCCCATGTGCTGCCCTGGTTGCAGCAGCATGGCATCAACGCGGCGCTGGACACCGCCAGCATCAAGAGCTTTGTGCTCAAGTACCTGGACGCCAATCTGGAAGACTGGCTGGCCACGGCGCTGAGTTCGGCGCGCATCGGCGGCAGCTTCTTGCTGGCCATCGTCGGCAATGCGGTGCTGCTGCCGGTGGTGCTGTTCTACCTCTTGCACGACTGGCCCGAGCTGATGCGGCGCGCCTGGTCCATGGTGCCGCCGCGCATGCGCGAGCGCGTCGGCGGTTTTCTGGGCGAATGCGACCAGATGCTGGGGCAATACCTGCGTGGCCAATTGCTGGTGATGCTGATCCTGGCCGCCTACTACAGCGTTGCGCTGGCGCTGGCCGGCTTCGAGCTGGCACTGCCGGTGGGCGTGTTCACCGGTCTGGCCGTCTTCATTCCCTATCTGGGCTTCGGCCTGGGGCTCTTGCTGGCTCTGCTGGCGGGCGTGCTGCAGTTCGCGAGCCTGTATGGCCTGCTGGCGGTGGCGCTGATCTTCGGCCTTGGCCAGCTCATCGAGGGCTTTGCGCTCACCCCGCGCCTGGTGGGCGAGCGCATCGGCCTTTCGCCCTTGATGGTGATATTCGCCTTGCTGGCCTTCGGCCATTTGTTCGGCTTCCTGGGTGTCTTGATCGCCCTGCCGGTCAGCGCCCTGGGCGTGGTGGCCGGGCGCCGCGTGCGCGAGCTCTATCTGCGCAGCCCTCTCTACAAGGCTTGA
- the hda gene encoding DnaA regulatory inactivator Hda: MKQIPLSLGPEPVYSFDNFMPGANAAALAQLHALQPGAPPVFLWGPPGCGKTHALKALAQRWQQGGAQVGWYDADTPLPWELPANPSLLLLDDCDRFDAGQQHAAFTLFVEAATHGLAVVATGTAPPVDLALREDLRSRLGWGPTFGLQALSEAEMRAVLRREADRRGIFLADEVMDYLLTRFARDLKHLMSLLDRLDEFAMASKRAVTVPLLRQMLTDGMSDEQAP; this comes from the coding sequence TTGAAACAGATTCCCCTCTCCCTCGGCCCCGAGCCGGTCTACAGCTTCGACAACTTCATGCCGGGTGCCAATGCGGCGGCGCTGGCGCAGCTGCACGCCTTGCAGCCCGGCGCGCCGCCGGTGTTTCTGTGGGGGCCGCCGGGCTGCGGCAAGACCCATGCCCTGAAGGCGCTGGCGCAGCGCTGGCAGCAGGGCGGCGCCCAGGTGGGCTGGTACGACGCCGACACCCCCTTGCCCTGGGAGCTGCCCGCCAATCCCAGCTTGCTGCTGCTGGATGACTGCGACCGTTTCGACGCCGGCCAGCAGCATGCCGCCTTCACGCTCTTCGTCGAGGCCGCCACCCATGGCCTGGCCGTGGTGGCCACCGGCACTGCACCGCCAGTGGACCTGGCGCTGCGCGAGGACCTGCGCAGCCGCCTCGGCTGGGGGCCCACCTTCGGCCTGCAGGCCTTGTCCGAGGCCGAGATGCGCGCGGTGCTGCGGCGCGAGGCGGATCGCCGCGGCATCTTCCTCGCCGACGAGGTGATGGACTATCTGCTGACCCGTTTTGCCCGCGATCTCAAGCACCTGATGAGCTTGCTGGATCGGCTGGATGAATTTGCCATGGCCAGCAAGCGCGCCGTCACCGTGCCCCTGCTGCGCCAGATGCTGACCGATGGAATGAGCGACGAGCAAGCCCCATGA
- a CDS encoding HAD family hydrolase → MNLTLFDLDGTLIPMDSDHAFGGFMVEIGWADGATWAARNDEFYAQYQAGRLDLDAYIDFATSVWRSRPLGDALAMRRRFMDEVLAPMLRDNARALVRKHQEAGDLVAIVTATNEFVTAPIAEAFGVPHLIAVQLQRDETGHYTGAVQGVPSYQAGKITRVRQWLAAEGRAWDEFEQVHFYSDSMNDLPLLELVSHPVATNPTPALQALALERGWPILKLFA, encoded by the coding sequence ATGAACCTGACCCTCTTCGACCTGGACGGGACCCTGATCCCGATGGACTCCGACCATGCCTTTGGTGGCTTCATGGTGGAGATCGGCTGGGCCGACGGCGCCACCTGGGCGGCCCGCAACGACGAGTTCTACGCCCAGTACCAGGCCGGCCGCCTGGACCTGGACGCCTACATCGACTTTGCCACCTCGGTGTGGCGCTCGCGCCCCCTGGGCGATGCGCTGGCGATGCGCCGGCGTTTCATGGACGAGGTGCTGGCGCCGATGTTGCGCGACAATGCGCGGGCTCTGGTGCGCAAGCATCAGGAGGCGGGTGACCTGGTGGCCATCGTCACGGCCACCAATGAATTCGTCACCGCCCCGATCGCCGAGGCCTTTGGCGTGCCGCACCTGATCGCCGTGCAATTGCAGCGCGACGAGACGGGGCACTACACCGGCGCGGTGCAGGGTGTGCCCTCCTACCAGGCCGGCAAGATCACGCGCGTGCGGCAATGGCTGGCGGCCGAGGGCAGGGCCTGGGATGAGTTTGAACAGGTGCACTTCTACAGTGACTCGATGAATGATTTGCCCTTGTTGGAGTTGGTCAGCCACCCGGTGGCCACCAACCCGACCCCGGCCTTGCAGGCGCTCGCCCTTGAGCGCGGCTGGCCCATACTGAAGCTCTTTGCATGA
- the pcnB gene encoding polynucleotide adenylyltransferase PcnB, whose protein sequence is MIKKFIDKLLGKPGAAKSGKTVLGKRIEVGPAEHGIDPELLDERAVRVVKTLTEGGFEAYIVGGAVRDLLLGRRPKDFDVATNATPEQVKGLFRRAFIIGRRFRIVHVVYGRGREHEVIEVSTFRALLANESAEQVAGNEKTSKDELAGKSHVVDASGRVLRDNVWGPQIEDAARRDFTVNAMYYEPVKQMVVDYHGGLADAKKRVLRMIGDPETRYREDPVRIVRAVRFAAKLGFELEPKTRAPVKACAQLLANVPISRLFDEMIKLLQTGHSLASLEELRKQGLARGVFPILDAVLDEQGNLHAGARGQFVRRAFEDTDRRVAEGRSVAPSFMLACMLWHEVQSRWQRLREAGESPIPALQQAIDLVFDARIGDISGRGKLAADMREIWMMQPRFERRSGNGPYSLVDQPRYRAGFDFLLLRAEVGEVEMGLVDWWEDFALGSDEERRALIDEAREADKARRGSKVHQLPRGALSGQPPAAEAEEGAEPQAEGASAPAKKRRRRRKPASKAAPAQD, encoded by the coding sequence ATGATCAAGAAATTCATAGACAAGCTGCTGGGCAAGCCCGGCGCCGCCAAGTCCGGCAAGACCGTGCTGGGCAAGCGCATCGAGGTGGGGCCGGCCGAACACGGCATCGACCCCGAGTTGCTCGACGAACGCGCGGTGCGCGTGGTCAAGACGCTGACCGAGGGCGGCTTCGAGGCCTATATCGTCGGTGGCGCGGTGCGCGACCTGCTGCTGGGCCGGCGTCCCAAGGATTTCGACGTGGCCACGAACGCCACGCCCGAGCAGGTCAAGGGCCTGTTCCGGCGTGCCTTCATCATCGGCCGGCGCTTTCGCATCGTGCACGTGGTCTACGGCCGCGGGCGCGAGCACGAGGTGATCGAGGTCTCGACCTTCCGCGCCCTGCTGGCCAACGAGTCGGCCGAGCAAGTGGCTGGCAACGAGAAGACCTCCAAGGATGAACTGGCCGGCAAGTCCCATGTGGTGGACGCCAGCGGCCGGGTGCTGCGCGACAACGTCTGGGGCCCGCAGATCGAGGATGCGGCGCGGCGCGACTTCACCGTCAACGCCATGTATTACGAGCCGGTCAAGCAGATGGTGGTGGACTACCACGGCGGCCTGGCCGACGCCAAGAAGCGCGTGCTGCGCATGATCGGCGACCCGGAAACGCGCTACCGCGAAGACCCGGTGCGCATCGTGCGTGCGGTGCGCTTCGCGGCCAAGCTGGGCTTCGAGCTGGAGCCCAAGACGCGCGCGCCGGTCAAGGCCTGCGCCCAGCTGCTGGCGAACGTGCCGATCTCGCGCCTGTTCGACGAGATGATCAAGCTGTTGCAGACCGGCCATTCGCTGGCCAGCCTGGAGGAGTTGCGCAAGCAAGGCCTGGCACGCGGCGTCTTCCCCATCCTGGATGCGGTGCTGGACGAGCAGGGCAATCTGCACGCGGGTGCGCGCGGCCAGTTCGTTCGCCGCGCCTTCGAGGACACCGACCGCCGCGTCGCCGAAGGGCGCAGCGTGGCACCGAGCTTCATGCTCGCCTGCATGCTCTGGCACGAGGTGCAGTCGCGCTGGCAGCGCCTGCGCGAGGCCGGCGAATCGCCCATCCCGGCGCTGCAGCAGGCCATTGATCTGGTGTTCGATGCCCGCATCGGCGACATCTCGGGCCGCGGCAAGCTGGCCGCCGACATGCGCGAGATCTGGATGATGCAGCCGCGCTTCGAGCGTCGCAGCGGCAACGGCCCCTACAGCCTGGTGGATCAGCCGCGCTACCGCGCCGGCTTCGATTTCCTGCTCCTGCGCGCCGAGGTCGGCGAGGTGGAGATGGGCCTGGTGGACTGGTGGGAAGACTTCGCGCTGGGCAGCGACGAGGAGCGCCGTGCCCTCATCGACGAGGCCCGCGAAGCCGACAAGGCGCGCCGCGGCAGCAAGGTGCATCAGCTGCCGCGCGGTGCCCTGAGTGGCCAGCCGCCGGCCGCTGAAGCCGAGGAGGGGGCCGAACCCCAGGCCGAAGGCGCCAGCGCGCCGGCGAAGAAACGCCGCCGTCGCCGCAAGCCGGCCAGCAAGGCGGCGCCGGCACAGGATTGA
- the folK gene encoding 2-amino-4-hydroxy-6-hydroxymethyldihydropteridine diphosphokinase produces the protein MEQAYIGLGANLGALRATLEAALRDLDALPQTRVLAVSSAYRSAALDSDGPDYLNAVARIETGLAPMELLDAMQAIELKHGRERPYRYAPRTLDLDLLIHGDASMQRPRLVLPHPRLHERAFVLLPLLELAPTLSLPVLGPLAPRLAGLADQRVEREPLPLNWT, from the coding sequence ATGGAGCAGGCCTATATCGGCCTGGGCGCCAACCTCGGCGCGCTGCGTGCCACCCTGGAGGCGGCCCTGCGCGATCTGGATGCTCTGCCGCAGACGCGCGTGCTGGCGGTTTCCAGCGCCTACCGCAGCGCCGCCCTGGACTCCGACGGGCCCGATTACCTGAACGCCGTGGCGCGCATCGAGACCGGGCTCGCGCCGATGGAGCTGCTGGACGCGATGCAGGCCATCGAGCTCAAGCATGGGCGCGAGCGACCCTACCGCTACGCGCCGCGTACCCTGGATCTGGACCTGCTGATTCATGGCGATGCCAGCATGCAGCGGCCGCGCCTGGTGTTGCCGCATCCGCGCCTGCACGAGCGAGCCTTCGTGCTGCTGCCCCTGCTGGAGCTCGCACCGACCCTGAGCCTGCCCGTGCTGGGCCCCTTGGCGCCGCGCCTGGCCGGGCTGGCCGACCAGCGCGTGGAACGCGAGCCCCTGCCACTGAACTGGACCTGA
- a CDS encoding DMT family protein has protein sequence MFTTAAGWQTLGLLMLSNLFMTFAWYGHLKDLAAKPWWIAALVSWGIALFEYLLQVPANRIGYGAGFSLAQLKITQEVVTLAVFVPFSMLYMGQGFRSDFLWAGLCLMGAVYFIFRGA, from the coding sequence ATGTTCACCACCGCCGCCGGCTGGCAGACCCTCGGTCTGCTGATGCTGTCCAACCTCTTCATGACCTTCGCCTGGTACGGGCACCTGAAGGATCTGGCCGCCAAGCCCTGGTGGATCGCCGCCCTGGTGAGCTGGGGCATCGCCTTGTTCGAATACCTTCTGCAGGTGCCGGCCAACCGCATCGGCTATGGCGCCGGCTTCAGCCTGGCCCAGCTCAAGATCACCCAGGAGGTGGTGACGCTGGCGGTGTTCGTGCCCTTCTCGATGCTCTATATGGGGCAGGGTTTCCGCAGCGATTTCCTCTGGGCCGGCCTGTGCCTGATGGGGGCGGTGTACTTTATTTTCCGGGGTGCCTGA